In Falco biarmicus isolate bFalBia1 chromosome 6, bFalBia1.pri, whole genome shotgun sequence, the following are encoded in one genomic region:
- the LOC130151038 gene encoding cytochrome c oxidase assembly factor 6 homolog yields MSAPTMEERKACWGARDEFWQCLDRHADDASKCEKLRLSFESRCPQQWVKYFDKRRDFLKYKRKLETEGYHPPEAAGKS; encoded by the exons ATGTCGGCACCAACGATGGAGGAGAGGAAGGCCTGCTGGGGGGCCCGGGACGAGTTCTGGCAGTGCTTGGATAGGCACGCAGACGATGCCAGCAAGTGTGAGAAGCTGCGGCTGTCCTTCGAGTCCCGGTGCCCGCAGCAGTGG GTTAAGTATTTTGACAAAAGaagagactttttaaaatataaaagaaagctTGAAACAGAAGGGTATCATcctccagaagctgctggaaagTCATAG